CAGGCAGCTTTTACCCTTTGAGTGTTTGCCCAATCGCTTCAATTGCGCATCGCGGCGTTTGCCGGTCTCTTCGTCGCAATAACCGCCCATCAGATAGAGCGAGTGCTTGGCCTTGCGCGGGCTGAACCCGCCGCGCATCCATGTGACATCGCGCCCGCTGGCATAGGTGGTGTTGTACACGCCGTAGCCGATAATCGACGGCCCCCACATTTGCGGTTCCTCTCTCGTCACCCTGCGGAACATCGCGTCGATGACCTTTGCCTCGTCGCGCTTCCACTCCGGCTCTACGCCCGCGATAAACTGCTCCACAGAGACATCGGTTGGCTTGGTTTTCGGTTCGCTCATACCACTTCTCCCGCCGGCAGAATGCGCGATTGATTGACACGGCGCAAGCGAGCGGCAATCTGCCCCTAAAATAAATAAAACATAATCTGGGGGCTGAATATCAATGTGGCTTTTGAGCAAATTTCTGTCGGGTGCGATCCATACGGGCACAATCATCGTGACCGATCATGACGGCAAGGAATATACTTTCGGCGCAGGCGAAGGGCTCGATGAACGCGGCCCGATCCGCATTCGCCTGACCAACAAAAAAGCCGCAAACCACATCGCCCGCTACCCGCAAATGGGCGCGGGTGAGGCGTTTATGTGGGGCTGGCTGGTGGTCGATGAACCGCATGATATCCGCGACATGATCCTGTTCGTCACCATGAACACCAAGAAGCAGGGCGACAGCGCGATCCAGGCCAAAGGTATCCTGCGCAAAACCGGTCAGGCGCTGAAGGCCAAGCTGGACGGCATCAATTTGCGCAGCAGCGCGCGCAAGAATGCCGAACATACCTACAATCTCACCCGCCGCCTGTATGAGCTGTTCCTCGACGAAGACCGCCAATACACCATGGCCTATTACCGCGAAGATCCCGAGAACACTTCGCTCGAAAAAGCGCAGATGGACAAGAAGGCCCATATGGCCGCCAAGATGCACATCAAGCGGCCCGAAGATAATGGCGGCGTTCCGATGAAAGTGCTCGATATCGGCTGCGGCTGGGGCGGTTTCGCGCTCTATCTGCACGAGCATTACGGCTGCGAAGTGCTCGGCGTCGCCCTCGCGCCTGACCAGATCGCCTTCTGCAAAGAACGCGCAGAGGCGGCGGGCGTGGCCGACAAAGTCAAATTCGCATTGATGGATTACCGCGATGTCGAGGGAGAGGGAACGTTCGACCGCATCTCCAGCGTCGGCTTGCTCGAACATGTCGGTACGATCCACTATCCGCAATTCTTCGAGCATACGGGCCGCCTGCTCAAAAAGGACGGCGTTATGTTCAGCCATTGCTGCGGCCGCGCGGGTCCTCCGGGATTAACTGATGCATGGACGCGCACTTACATCTTCCCGGGCGGCTATATCCCTGCCCTGTCCGAACTGGTCACGCAGAGCGAGCAATATGGCTGGCAAGTAATGGATGTTGAGGCGATGCGCTTCCACTACTCCTACACGCTGGAGGAATGGTACAACCGCACCGTGATGCACAAAGACGAGATCACCCAAATGTATGACGAGGTCTTCTACCGCATGTGGCTGTTCTACCTGGCCGGCGCCGAACAAAGCTTCCGCAACGGCACAATGGTCAACTGGCAATTGCTCTACGTCAAAGAACGCGACGCCATCCCGATGACGCGGGAGTATATGGAGCAAGAGAGCGCGCGGTTGAGAGAAGCGGGTGTCGTCCCGGAGTGGAGTTTGGGTGCGGGGCTGAGAGAGGCTGCGGAGTGAGTCTGCCGCTACTATTTCGAGTCAATAGCTCCACAATATTGCTCGATCTCTGGATCGCTCAAAAACAAATTACGATTAAAGTTTGCTGAGCTAACCTTTGATGACGCCGTTTGACTCTCGACATCGACGGCAAGTCCTTCCACAAACTGTCTGTATTTTCTCGAAATTTCAGTCGGACTGGCTCCATTTGCGCATCGTATTTTGAGCGACGTAGAATTTATTATCCCTGAATTTGGGTACAGTGCCTCTGCCTCTTCAATCATACTCAAGGCAGCGTCGTCATTCTCTTGTCTCAATCTTGCGTAAGCAATGCCTTCTAGGGCGATTCCACGCCATCTATCTTTCTCGCCTTCGCCGCGCCAAGCGATAGACTCACTGAGCGACAGTACTTCATTATATTCACTCTCAAGTTCTTCGAAGTCATCAAGCGAGGCCGCTGTAATACGCCCTTCGATCGTGTCCCGCAGTTTCAAATACAACGAAGTAAGCTCCTTCCAAAAGCCACATCTGATGCGATAGTCTGGGATACATCCATTCTCCAATAGCGGCATTTGGACCTCGAGTTGGTCCGCCAAAGCACCAGAGTTGGCTAGTAGCAGGATCTGGCTGCTGACCATCTGGTCACGTTCGTAACTCAGTGCAGCTACTTGAGACTCCAGACTTTCCCGTTTTTCTTCCAGATCTCGGACGCTCTTGTCCAGTTGCCTAAAACTCAGCATTCCAACGATCAGAAAAAGACCGGCAAGAATCCACAAGACGGCTGACCATGAAATCTCGATCTGCTTTTCGCGGCTCATTTCTTATCCCCGGCGTCTTTCGCCACTATCTTGAATGGTATGAGGTCTGAAAGTTGTTTCAAGTGACGAGAGCGCAGGAACCCACTGGCCATAAACGTCACGATAGAGGGACCAAAGATTAGAATGGCCCTAACCTCAACAGGCAGGTCGTAGTTTATGTAAGGTATATCTTTTGTGATCGTGGTTGCCATTCCGACCGACATCCAAAATATCGAAAATGCCAGAAGCACATTCGACCGCGGATTTGCATCACGATTTGAACGAGCCGAGTCACCGGGCGGTGGGTTGTCTGAACCTTCCGTTCCTTCTCCGGCATGGAGTTTTACTACGTTGTCGGCATCATTGCCCAAGACCAGCCCCAACTCAATTCCAGTTAGTTGTCTGAAGCAAGCTACCGTTGCCAGCTACTCGACCAACCACTTTACGATATGATTGAGCCGTCAAACTACTACGATGTCAACAGCTAGCTTTTTTATCGATTATGTCGAACAACTCCAAGCAAATGGTTATGTTCGGGTGCAATCTATCCCAGGGGCATACCAATCAGTGGATGTATTCCTATAGATCACGGCCCACAATGCTTCGCCTGAGATACTCATGCCAAACGCTAGACAAGTCTGATGGATTGCTAAGCTACTTAGCCTCCACCCCCTCAACCCTTTCTCAACACCATTCTGCTACCCGCCCAGGCGTGTTGAAATCGATATGTCTCGACGCAGATGTCCTAAAAAAGACGCTGCTGCTGGCGGCGCTGTCGACTGTGGGTTCGGTTATCCTTGTCGGCGGGAGCTACTACGCGATCTATGGCGTGGACGGGCGGTTTGGCAGCGCGATGCGCTTTGCCCTGTTTGTGCCGTTCTTTTGCTCGTTCCCGATCGGACTGGTGATCCATTCGCAGAGCAAGCGGCTGGAACGGCTCAATGCAGAGCTGCAAGGTGCTACCGAAGCTGCCGAGGCGCTCAACCTGCGGTTGATGCATGAGGCATCGCATGATGCCATGACCGGTATCCTCAACCGGAAGTACTTCCTCGCCGAGCTGACCGCCGGATGCGCGGACCAATCACCGGATAGCTTGCTGTTGATCGATGCCGACCGGTTCAAGGCGATCAATGACCGGTTCGGCCATCATACCGGCGATGAAGCCCTGATCAGAATGGCCAAGCTGATCACAAACCATTTGCGACCCGACGATGTAGTCGCCCGGATCGGGGGCGAGGAGTTTGCCGTGCTGCTCAAAAATCAAACCATCGGCGAGGCATGGATCGTGGCCGAACAAATCCGCCACGCCATCTATGCCGAGAATTTCCTCGCCGATGAAGGCGAGCGCTGCCAGCTATCGGTTAGTATCGGCGTAAACCGGGTGGATCAAACCGACCGCCGCTTCCCCTTCCGCAAAGTCGATCTGGCTTTGTACGAAGCCAAAAGCCGCGGCCGCAACCGGACCGTTAAATTCGAACCGGACATGGATGTTCCGACATCCGCACGATACGGTGGCACAGCCGATTTGGCGGCGGGCTAGCGCAAGTCCGCGTCCCCTTTCTCTCCGCAAAAGAGGCGTGTTCGATGGGCTGGACGAGCGCGGATTTTCCTACATGCCGTCGCCACGCTATATTCACATCGGCCCCCTAAGACACGCTCGGGACAGGCTTTGACAATTGAATAAATCTGAAAACCCGGCGCCGAGATGTAAAACTTAATATACGATACCTCACACGTGCAAAATTGGCTAAGTTTCTACGTGATTCACGCCATCGTCACGCTGCGACTCGGATTGGATCTAGCTTTTCACGAGGCGGTAGACCGGACCAAATCCGACCAGACCTGCGCCGATAAATGGGAGGGCAACAACCCACAGCCGGACACCCGTAAGACCTTCAGGACTGGCGATGCTGACCGCCGCTGTCATCGCGAGCCCGGTGCAGATCAGCAGCATGCCCAGAACCAGACGCCAATGCGGAACCGGATAGTCGCGCTTGGCCGGGCCCCCAAGACGGGAGGAGCCTCTCTCATACCGCACAAACAGCATGATCAGCGGCAACGTTACTGCGATATACAGAGCAAACCAGATCGGCCGTGTAAACCACCAAGCGGCACTTCCCGGAGCGACGTCGAGTCCGATACCGCCCGCCAGCCAAGCGGCGATCATTACCAGCACAAAGGCCGTCAAATGCCACAGATAGATGCTCATGATCATGCCGTTCATCAGCACCACGCCGGTCCAGATACGGATATTGTCGAGCATTTTGCGTGCGGGCTTCTCCAACGACAATGCCAAGCCGGTTTGCATCACGCCCAGTGCCAACAGGGCTATTGTCGGCGGCATGGAGTTGGCGATCTCTGCCCCCGGGACCCCGATCATAGCCACTGGATAAGGGCCGAACCAGACAAGCGCTATCAGCACCGCCAATCCGCCGATGAACCACAGCAGCGCAACGCCTTCAAACCGGCCATCGCGCCATGCGTAACCAAGCTGATGAACGCCCACCCAGACAAACAGGAAGTTGAGAAAGTTGATATAGGGCACGCCAAACGACAAAGTCAGCACATCTATGAGAACTGCGGCGGCGACCAATGCTGCAAAGCTCAGCCATCCGAAGCGCTCCCACAATCGGTAGGTCAGCGGCGCAAGTGCAGTGACCAGCAGATAGACGGCGAGGAACCACACTGGGATCAGCGCCAACTGCGTCGCCATCCGCACGACACTTCGCTCGATGCCCATTTGCGTACCGAAGAAGGCGATAATGCCCCATACCAGCAGCACCGGGAATACAGGATTAATCAGGCGCTGGATGCGGCTCGCAAACCAGCCCGAGTAGTGTCCGCCCTTCTTCCTGGTCGCAGCCCAGCTCACGCCATTGGAATAGCCGCCGACAAGGAAAAAGACCGGCATCACCTGAAAGCCCCAGGTCAGCCACTGGCTCCATGGCAAGATGCCGAGCAGATGGCCGCCCTGCACTGTACCGTTCTCATCAATATAGGGCGCCGCGACCAACCAATGCCCGATCACAACAGCGAGGATCGAGAATGCGCGCAGGAAATCAACATAGCGATTGCGCTCCGGCGGGGCCAATTCGGCCATCTCCCGTGCCTTTGACCATAAGGTGCGTTTGGCAGGTCTCGCAGGCGTTCCCGCATCGAAATCTGGCATAAGTTTCAAACCCTCTCTTTCCAGAAACTAGGCAGCAGTCAGGTCCCAGACAAGGTCTCACATGTAACGGTTCCCCTTCCCCAACCGAATGTTCTATCATTGACAACGGAGGAACGGGCATGAGCAAAGGCTTGGTCAAAAAATACTTGGGCAGCATCGTTTCCAAAGGGACATTGCACGTCGCCTTTGCTGATGGCGAGACTGCGAAATTCGGGACAGCCGAGGAAGGATTTCCCGATATTGCGCTCAGGCTAACCGATGACCGTGTGTCGCGCGACATACTCCTCGATCCCCGGCTTGGAGCGGCGGAAGCATTCATGGACGGACGCCTCGTGATCGAGAGCGGCGATGTGATGGGCCTGATCGCTTTACTGCGCGGCAATGCCCCTTGGGATCGTGGCGGATCGATTGGCAGGCCAAGCGCATTTCGCAGGCTTCGTGACCGCATCGGGTCAGGCTTGGAATCGGTCAACAACGCAATCAAATCACAAAGCAACGTCGCGCATCATTATGATATCGGGAATGATCTCTACCAACTGATGCTTGACCCTGAACATATGCAATATAGCTGCGCATACTGGCCATCTGAGGACATGACTCTGGCCGAAGCGCAGGAGGCAAAGCTCGCCCACATCGCCGCCAAGCTGGCTCTCGAGCCCGGCCAAGAAGTGCTCGATATCGGCTGCGGTTGGGGCGGAATGGCGATCTTCCTCGCGAGCCGCGCCGGTGTGAACGTCCACGGCATCACACTCAGCGAGGCACAACTGGCTCTCGCCATCGAACGTGCGGAAGCCGCAGGCGTAAGCGACCGGGTGACATTTGAACTGGTCGACTATCGCGACCTGCCGAAACGCCCGAAACGTTATGACCGGATCGTGTCGGTGGGTATGTTCGAGCATGTCGGACGCCCGCAATTCGAGACCTTCTTCGATTGCTGCGCCAATCTGATGACAGCGGGCGGCGTGATGCTGCTTCACACCATCGGGCGAATGGGTAGTCCGGGCACAACTGATGCCTTCACTCGCAAATACATCTTCCCCGGCGGCTATATCCCCGCGCTGAGCGAGACCATGGCAGCCAGCGAACGCTTCCGCTTGATCCCGACCGATATCGAGATTTTGCGCCTTCACTACGCCAAAACTTTACGCGAATGGTACAAACGCTGCGAGCAGCATCGCGAAGCCATCATCAATCTGTTCGACGAGCGCTTCTACCGGATGTGGACCTTCTATCTCGCCGGTGCGACCGCCGCTTTCGAGCATGGCGGCATGTGCAACTTCCAAATCCAGTACAGCCGCAGCAGACATGCTCTGCCGATCACGCGTGACTATCTGGCCGACAACGAAAGCGACATGCTGCAAAAGCCATAATTCATTGTGATGTTGTAAGCAGCCTGTTAGCGGCCCCCTCCTGTCTGCAGGCGTATTTTCAGCGGAGTCTCACATGTCGGATATCAAACGTGTCGTCCTTGCCTATTCGGGCGGCCTCGACACCAGCGTCATCGCCAAATGGCTTGAGGTAGAGCGCGGCTGCGAAGTCGTGACTTTCACTGCCGATCTTGGCCAAGGCGAAGAGATCGAACCGGCACGCGAGAAAGCGCGCGCAATGGGTATTCCCGACAGGCACATCTTCATTGAGGACGTCCGCGAAGAATTCGTGCGCGATTTCGTGTTCCCGATGATGCGCGCCAATGCCCGCTATGAGGGCGACTATCTGCTCGGCACTTCAATCGCCCGCCCGCTTATCTCCAAGCGCCTCGTCGAGATCGCCAGGGAAACGGGCGCGGATGCGATTGCCCACGGTGCGACCGGCAAAGGCAACGATCAGGTACGCTTCGAACTTTCTGCTTATGCGCTTGATCCCGACATTAAAGTCATCGCTCCTTGGCGCGAATGGGATCTGACCAGCCGTACCGCACTGATCGCTTGGGCGGAAAGCCACCAGATCCAAGTGCCCAAGGATAAGCGCGGCGAAAGCCCCTTCTCCACCGATGCCAACATGCTGCACACCTCCAGCGAGGGCAAAGTGCTGGAAGACCCGTGGGAAGAAACACCCGACTACGTCTATTCGCGCACCAACAATCCCGAGGACGCACCCGACACACCCGAATATATCACCATCGACTTCGCACAGGGTGACGGCGTCGCGCTGAACGGCACAGCAATGAGCCCCGCGACCTTGCTCGAAGCGCTTAACGAACTCGGCCGCGAGCATGGCATCGGCCGGCTCGATCTGGTCGAGAATCGCTTCGTCGGGATGAAGTCACGCGGCATGTATGAAACACCTGGCGGCGAGATTTACGCACGCGCGCATCGCGGTATCGAGCAAATCACGCTGGATCGCGGCGCGGCGCATCTCAAAGATGAATTGATGCCCAAATATGCGGAGCTGATTTACAATGGCTTCTGGTACAGCCCCGAGCGCGAAATGCTGCAGGCGGCGATTGATTTGAGTCAGGAGAAAGTAAGCGGCACAGTCCGCCTGAAGCTCTATAAGGGCAATGCCGATGTGGTGGGGCGCAAATCCCCCAACAGCCTCTATTCAGAGCAACACGTCACTTTTGAAGACGATGCCGGTGCCTATGACCAACAAGACGCAGCGGGCTTTATTCAACTCAACGCATTGCGCTTGAAGCTGCTCGCCCAAAGAGATCGATAAGGCGAGATCGATAACGCGCGATCGATAGCGTCAATTTTCTCGGTTGCGATGAGACGTTGAGTTATCCACTCGTGTCCACAAGCGATTTTGCTGAAAGTGGATAAGTCCGCCTCAAAACGCTTGCGCGACTCACTTTCGAAGCGCAGCTTTAAGTCATCGGAAAGGCAAGAAAGTCTCCTCGATGGATAGTCTAACGACTTGAAAACGAAGAGAAGTTTGAACCAATTCGACGTAGCGGTTACTGTCCGCGCGGTCACTGAGGATTGTCTGCAGAAGGTTTAGGCCGGAAGCAAACGAACCGTTTGAAGAGAACGCGAAAGCATGCCGTTACTTGGCCGAACATACCGGTCTGACATTGAGGCGAAGTGGAAACTCTGGTGCAAACCAGCAGCAGAAGCGGAACCGTTTGAAGTGACAGACCAACATGGGATGATCGGCTGCGGAACCGGAAGGACGCTGGGTGACATCTTCGGATAGAACCAAAGACCGGAAGGAACCGGATGCCGGTGCGAGCGCCGGTGACAGAACCGTATCCGAAGACCGACCGCAAGGCCGGAGGTAGGAAACGGGAAAACATCGGAGGCCAAGTGCTCCAATGATGAAAAGTCGCAAGACCGATCATCGAAGCAGTCCACGCCCGGTAAGAGTGGGGTCGGTAGCAATACCGGCCCCATTTGCTTTTGGGGTAACGGCTTCAGCACCGGCCATTTCGGCCAGCTATCAATGATACCAAAGAGCAGGCAAACAACCGTCAACGGATGGGCGAATCGTGCTGGCATTCTACGAAATCGCGATCTCTGTAGGACAGCAAATTCGCAATTCCGGCGGATTTCAATTCGGCATAACCGATCCGGATATCGCATTTTTGGTTCGACTCCGCGATGAACGGGTGCACCCAAACGACGAGCCGTGTGCCTGATTTGGAACCGTCCGGGCGTGCTCGTAAACGCGCGCCAGTTACTCAACAGGACCGACGCATGTTCAAGTTCAACACTTCCGGCAAACACCATGTCGCTTTGGCGGCACTTGTTGCTGCTCTGACGCTTCCGGTCGCCGGCTCGGCCTTGGCCGAAGAAGTCGCGATGTCCGCCGAAACCGATTTCGCAGAAAGCTTTGAAACTTTTGAAGAGCTTCCCGATATGCCCGAGCCCCAGGGTGACGTCGTCGACATCACCGAAATCGAACCTCCGATCGAGGTCGAAATCGTTCCCGAAACGCAGTCTTTGGGCACCGGCGTAGCCAGCTATTACGGCAAACGCTTTCATGGCCGCCGCACCGCCAATGGCGAACGCTTCAATATGAACGCGATGACCGCCGCGCACAAAACCCTGCCATTCGGCACCAAAGTTCGCGTCACCAACCCGCGCAACGGGAAATCGGTGGTGGTGCGGATCAATGACCGCGGACCGTTTATCCGGGGCCGCACCATCGATCTGAGCCGCGCCGCCGCCAAAAAGGTGGGCATTGTCCAGCGCGGACATGGCACAGTCGAACTCGCCAAAGTGACAAGCTGAACCAGCGCGCGCCGCCGTTAGGTGTAGCCAAGCCGGCGGGTGTGCACCGCCGCCCGGCGACCGAGGGCTAACCAGAAAACGTGCACGACGCCATCATCTCGTCATAGGTGGTCACCAGCCACCATTCATGCCCGTCCGCCTCGAAGGCTTCGAGCTGCAGCGCTTCCACTTCGTCCGACAGGTCGAGCGGATCGGGATGCGCGCCGTCCAGCGGCACCACCATCTCTTGCGCCAGCTCATGCGGCTGCTTCACGCCCAGCGGACGTGCGGCGTGCATCCGCTCAAGCCGGTTGCCGAACCATTGGCAATCCTCCGGCCCCAATTCCCCTGCAGCATGAGCCGCCGGATCATCGCAACGCCCACCGCATTCCCTACACGATGGAACACTTGGAACAGGGTCTTGATCATAATCATCCTGAGGAGAGGCTGAGCTTGTCGCGGCATCGTCTCGAAGGGACCGCTCATCCTGAGGAGATATTGAGCTTGTCGAAATGTCGTCTCGAAGGACCGGCACCACCTCCTCCAACGCCTCACCCCGCCCCAAAGCCTCGATCTGGTCATCGAGCACCGCAAGCCCCTCCGCCAC
This genomic window from Pontixanthobacter aestiaquae contains:
- a CDS encoding acyltransferase family protein, which encodes MAELAPPERNRYVDFLRAFSILAVVIGHWLVAAPYIDENGTVQGGHLLGILPWSQWLTWGFQVMPVFFLVGGYSNGVSWAATRKKGGHYSGWFASRIQRLINPVFPVLLVWGIIAFFGTQMGIERSVVRMATQLALIPVWFLAVYLLVTALAPLTYRLWERFGWLSFAALVAAAVLIDVLTLSFGVPYINFLNFLFVWVGVHQLGYAWRDGRFEGVALLWFIGGLAVLIALVWFGPYPVAMIGVPGAEIANSMPPTIALLALGVMQTGLALSLEKPARKMLDNIRIWTGVVLMNGMIMSIYLWHLTAFVLVMIAAWLAGGIGLDVAPGSAAWWFTRPIWFALYIAVTLPLIMLFVRYERGSSRLGGPAKRDYPVPHWRLVLGMLLICTGLAMTAAVSIASPEGLTGVRLWVVALPFIGAGLVGFGPVYRLVKS
- a CDS encoding septal ring lytic transglycosylase RlpA family protein, whose product is MFKFNTSGKHHVALAALVAALTLPVAGSALAEEVAMSAETDFAESFETFEELPDMPEPQGDVVDITEIEPPIEVEIVPETQSLGTGVASYYGKRFHGRRTANGERFNMNAMTAAHKTLPFGTKVRVTNPRNGKSVVVRINDRGPFIRGRTIDLSRAAAKKVGIVQRGHGTVELAKVTS
- a CDS encoding class I SAM-dependent methyltransferase; the encoded protein is MSKGLVKKYLGSIVSKGTLHVAFADGETAKFGTAEEGFPDIALRLTDDRVSRDILLDPRLGAAEAFMDGRLVIESGDVMGLIALLRGNAPWDRGGSIGRPSAFRRLRDRIGSGLESVNNAIKSQSNVAHHYDIGNDLYQLMLDPEHMQYSCAYWPSEDMTLAEAQEAKLAHIAAKLALEPGQEVLDIGCGWGGMAIFLASRAGVNVHGITLSEAQLALAIERAEAAGVSDRVTFELVDYRDLPKRPKRYDRIVSVGMFEHVGRPQFETFFDCCANLMTAGGVMLLHTIGRMGSPGTTDAFTRKYIFPGGYIPALSETMAASERFRLIPTDIEILRLHYAKTLREWYKRCEQHREAIINLFDERFYRMWTFYLAGATAAFEHGGMCNFQIQYSRSRHALPITRDYLADNESDMLQKP
- a CDS encoding SAM-dependent methyltransferase translates to MWLLSKFLSGAIHTGTIIVTDHDGKEYTFGAGEGLDERGPIRIRLTNKKAANHIARYPQMGAGEAFMWGWLVVDEPHDIRDMILFVTMNTKKQGDSAIQAKGILRKTGQALKAKLDGINLRSSARKNAEHTYNLTRRLYELFLDEDRQYTMAYYREDPENTSLEKAQMDKKAHMAAKMHIKRPEDNGGVPMKVLDIGCGWGGFALYLHEHYGCEVLGVALAPDQIAFCKERAEAAGVADKVKFALMDYRDVEGEGTFDRISSVGLLEHVGTIHYPQFFEHTGRLLKKDGVMFSHCCGRAGPPGLTDAWTRTYIFPGGYIPALSELVTQSEQYGWQVMDVEAMRFHYSYTLEEWYNRTVMHKDEITQMYDEVFYRMWLFYLAGAEQSFRNGTMVNWQLLYVKERDAIPMTREYMEQESARLREAGVVPEWSLGAGLREAAE
- a CDS encoding argininosuccinate synthase; its protein translation is MSDIKRVVLAYSGGLDTSVIAKWLEVERGCEVVTFTADLGQGEEIEPAREKARAMGIPDRHIFIEDVREEFVRDFVFPMMRANARYEGDYLLGTSIARPLISKRLVEIARETGADAIAHGATGKGNDQVRFELSAYALDPDIKVIAPWREWDLTSRTALIAWAESHQIQVPKDKRGESPFSTDANMLHTSSEGKVLEDPWEETPDYVYSRTNNPEDAPDTPEYITIDFAQGDGVALNGTAMSPATLLEALNELGREHGIGRLDLVENRFVGMKSRGMYETPGGEIYARAHRGIEQITLDRGAAHLKDELMPKYAELIYNGFWYSPEREMLQAAIDLSQEKVSGTVRLKLYKGNADVVGRKSPNSLYSEQHVTFEDDAGAYDQQDAAGFIQLNALRLKLLAQRDR
- a CDS encoding GGDEF domain-containing protein; its protein translation is MKSICLDADVLKKTLLLAALSTVGSVILVGGSYYAIYGVDGRFGSAMRFALFVPFFCSFPIGLVIHSQSKRLERLNAELQGATEAAEALNLRLMHEASHDAMTGILNRKYFLAELTAGCADQSPDSLLLIDADRFKAINDRFGHHTGDEALIRMAKLITNHLRPDDVVARIGGEEFAVLLKNQTIGEAWIVAEQIRHAIYAENFLADEGERCQLSVSIGVNRVDQTDRRFPFRKVDLALYEAKSRGRNRTVKFEPDMDVPTSARYGGTADLAAG
- a CDS encoding DUF1801 domain-containing protein gives rise to the protein MSEPKTKPTDVSVEQFIAGVEPEWKRDEAKVIDAMFRRVTREEPQMWGPSIIGYGVYNTTYASGRDVTWMRGGFSPRKAKHSLYLMGGYCDEETGKRRDAQLKRLGKHSKGKSCLYINKLADVDLDVLEEMIGEDWETMARIYPE